Proteins from a genomic interval of Solea solea chromosome 10, fSolSol10.1, whole genome shotgun sequence:
- the pcyt2 gene encoding ethanolamine-phosphate cytidylyltransferase has protein sequence MIKNGHHAADDQREGAGCSLPAGSVCSPEKRKRVVRLWCDGCYDMVHYGHSNQLRQAKAMGDYLTVGVHTDAEISKHKGPPVFTQEERYKMVRAIKWVDEVVEGAPYVTTLETLDKYNCDFCVHGDDITLTVDGKDTYEEVKREGRYRECKRTQGVSTTDLVGRMLLMTKAHHSNLDNPDYQKHTDNFGKGPKGNSPWTGVSQFLQTSQKIIQFASGNEPQPGDTIIYVAGAFDLFHIGHVDFLEMVYKQAEKPYVIVGLHFDQEVNRYKGKNYPIMNIHERTLSVLACRYVSEVVIGAPYTVDKDLLDHFKVDLVCHGKTEVFPDKDGSNPYAEPKRRGVFRTIDSGNNLTTDDIVQRIIENRLQFEARNQKKEAKEMAVIEAMKKREQQEQGEAQVQASH, from the exons ATGATCAAAAACGGACACCATGCCGCCGACGACCAGCGGGAAGGAGCCGGCTGCAGTTTGCCGGCTGGCTCGGTATGCAGCCCGGAGAAAAGGAAGCGTGTAGTCCGGTTGTGGTGTGACGGCTG TTATGACATGGTGCATTATGGTCACTCCAACCAGCTACGCCAGGCCAAAGCCATGGGAGACTACCTCACGGTCGGAGTGCATACAGATG CGGAGATTTCCAAGCACAAGGGTCCTCCAGTGTTCACTCAGGAAGAACGCTACAAAATGGTGCGGGCAATCAAATGGGTGGATGAGGTAGTTGAAGGAGCACCGTATGTCACAACCCTAGAGACTCTGGACAAATACAACTGTGACTTCTGTGTGCATGGAG ATGACATCACACTGACGGTAGACGGCAAGGACACATATGAAGAGGTGAAGCGCGAAGGCCGATACCGTGAATGTAAACGTACACAAGGTGTGTCCACCACTGACCTGGTGGGGCGTATGCTGCTCATGACCAAAGCCCATCACAGCAACTTG GATAACCCAGATTACCAGAAGCATACAGACAACTTTGGAAAG GGTCCTAAAGGCAACAGTCCATGGACAGGAGTGTCTCAGTTCCTCCAAACGTCTCAGAAAATCATCCAGTTTGCCTCAGGAAATGAGCCACAGCCTGGAGACACCATCATCTATGTGGCTGGAGCTTTTGACCTCTTCC ATATTGGTCATGTTGACTTCCTAGAGATGGTGTACAAACAGGCAGAGAAGCCCTACGTCATTGTAGGTCTGCATTTTGACCAG GAAGTGAACCGCTACAAGGGGAAGAACTATCCGATCATGAACATTCATGAGAGAACCCTGAGTGTCCTGGCCTGCAGG TATGTGTCAGAGGTGGTGATTGGTGCACCCTATACAGTGGACAAAGATCTGCTGGATCACTTTAAG GTGGATCTGGTTTGTCATGGCAAGACAGAGGTGTTTCCAGACAAGGATGGTTCAAACCCTTACGCT GAGCCTAAGAGGAGGGGCGTATTCAGGACCATCGACAGTGGGAACAACCTCACCACTGATGATATCGTCCAGAGAATCATTGAAAACAG GCTGCAGTTTGAAGCCAGGAACCAGAAGAAGGAGGCCAAAGAGATGGCGGTGATCGAGGCCATGAAGAAGagagagcagcaggagcagggtGAAGCTCAGGTCCAGGCTTCTCACTAG
- the sirt7 gene encoding NAD-dependent protein deacetylase sirtuin-7 encodes MNYRMAEEADTGVSSRTERKALEKAKILQRESERKIFRLVGRVLKKPEAERSEEEAAVLLLHKDTVEELSKRQVRRNVLKRKQEEVFDDAEELRNKVRQLAVAVKQANHLVVYTGAGISTAASIPDYRGPNGVWTQLQKGRAISSSDLSKAEPTLTHMCIRMLHKENMVKHVVSQNCDGLHLRSGLPRTALSELHGNMFIEVCIACSPVREYVRLFDVTERTSLHRHGTGRRCSHCGSELRDTIVHFGERGTLEQPLNWRGAAEAAEMADVILCLGSSLKVLKKYNCLWCMNRPANKRPKLYIVNLQWTPKDDLSELKINGKCDDVMSLLIEELNCQIPVYDRAEDPIFSLATPLRPEELDSHNREVISTENKPRDNSADTTGQDTAVQGGWFGRGYGKGRKNRKKAVL; translated from the exons ATGAATTATAGAATGGCAGAGGAAGCGGACACAGGTGTTTCCTCGCGAACTGAAAGAAAAGCTTTAGAAAAGGCGAAGATACTTCAACGGGAGAGCGAGAGGAAGATCTTCAGACTG GTTGGACGAGTCCTAAAGAAACCAGAGgctgagaggtcagaggaggaggctgcTGTGTTACTGCTGCACAAAGACACTGTGGAGGAGCTGAGCAAGAGACAAGTGCGTAGGAATGTGCTGAAGaggaagcaggaggag GTGTTTGATGATGCTGAAGAGCTGAGAAATAAAGTGAGGCAGCTGGCTGTGGCAGTGAAACAAGCAAATCACCTGGTGGTGTACACTGGTGCTGGGATCAGTACG gcAGCTTCTATTCCAGACTACAGGGGTCCTAACGGGGTGTGGACACAATTACAGAAGGGACGGGCAATCAG TTCATCCGACCTGAGTAAAGCAGAGCCGACcctcacacacatgtgtattaGGATgctacataaagaaaatatg GTGAAGcatgttgtgtctcaaaactgCGATGGACTTCACCTGCGTAGTGGTTTACCCAGAACTGCCCTGTCTGAGCTCCATGGAAACATGTTTATTGAG GTGTGCATTGCCTGCTCCCCCGTCAGGGAGTACGTTCGTTTATTTGACGTGACAGAGCGAACGTCGCTGCACAGACACGGGACAGGCCGCAGGTGCAGCCACTGTGGCAGTGAGCTCAGGGACACCATCGTGCACTTTGGTGAACGTGGGACTCTGGAGCAACCACTCAACTGGAGGGGGGCAGCAGAGGCTGCCGAGATGGCGGATGTTATCCTCTGCTTGGGCTCCAGTCTTAAG GTGCTGAAGAAATACAATTGTCTGTGGTGCATGAACAGACCAGCAAATAAAAGGCCCAAACTCTACATCGTTAACCTTCAG TGGACACCAAAAGATGACCTGTCTGAACTGAAGATTAATGGcaagtgtgatgatgtcatgagcCTCCTCATAGAAGAGCTGAACTGTCAGATTCCTGTATATGACAG ggcTGAGGATCCCATCTTCAGTCTCGCCACACCTCTCCGACCTGAGGAGCTGGACAGTCATAATCGCGAGGTCATTAGCACAGAGAACAAGCCACGGGACAACTCAGCTGACACTACAGGACAAGACACAGCTGTGCAGGGTGGCTGGTTCGGCCGAGGATACGGTAAAGGACGAAAGAATAGGAAAAAAGCGGTTTTGTAG